A single Bosea sp. PAMC 26642 DNA region contains:
- a CDS encoding DUF1810 domain-containing protein gives MAVSYDLNRFVAAQADVIADALTELHAGQKRSHWMWFVFPQLRGLGMSPTAQRYGIADLDEANAYLAHPLLGRRLFACTDIVLSIERRTLQQIFGSPDDMKFISCMTLFALASRNPQSAFRVALDRYGGGALDQRTVDMLSA, from the coding sequence ATGGCCGTCTCATACGATCTCAACCGCTTCGTCGCTGCGCAGGCTGATGTCATCGCCGACGCCCTGACGGAACTGCACGCCGGCCAGAAGCGCAGCCATTGGATGTGGTTCGTATTCCCGCAGTTGCGCGGGTTGGGCATGTCCCCGACGGCGCAGCGTTACGGGATCGCGGATCTCGACGAGGCCAATGCTTATCTCGCGCACCCGCTGCTCGGCCGCCGGCTCTTCGCATGCACGGACATCGTGCTTTCCATCGAGCGACGGACGCTCCAGCAGATATTCGGCTCGCCGGACGATATGAAGTTCATCTCCTGCATGACGCTCTTCGCCCTGGCCTCCAGAAACCCCCAAAGCGCATTCCGTGTCGCCCTCGACCGTTATGGCGGCGGGGCGCTGGATCAGCGTACGGTCGATATGTTGTCGGCCTGA
- a CDS encoding DUF427 domain-containing protein, translated as MIRHRGETIAEARDSVRVIETSHPPTYYLPPDSIANARLIPSPHRSICEWKGQASYVDLEIGSEMLRQVGWLYPSPTPAFQLLANFIAFYAEPFDECLVDGRRVTPQPGGFYGGWITPHVAGPFKGSPGSRFW; from the coding sequence TTGATCCGTCATCGCGGCGAGACGATCGCGGAGGCCAGGGACTCGGTTCGCGTCATCGAGACGAGCCATCCGCCGACTTACTATCTCCCGCCCGACAGCATCGCCAACGCGCGGCTCATACCATCGCCACATCGCTCCATCTGCGAATGGAAGGGGCAAGCCAGCTATGTCGATCTCGAGATCGGAAGCGAAATGCTTCGGCAGGTCGGCTGGCTGTATCCGTCGCCGACGCCCGCATTCCAGCTCCTCGCCAACTTCATCGCGTTCTATGCCGAGCCGTTCGATGAATGCCTGGTCGACGGCCGCCGAGTGACGCCGCAGCCTGGCGGCTTCTATGGCGGGTGGATCACGCCTCATGTGGCCGGACCATTCAAGGGGAGTCCAGGCAGCCGGTTCTGGTAG